DNA from bacterium:
AATGGGATGGAGGGGATAGTCCAGGGAGCCGAGGGGAGAGGATTTCGTCCGGGTTCCCACCTGGCTGGTCGGGGAGTACTGCCCCTTCGTGAGGCCGTAGATCCGGTTGTTGAACAGGAGAATCTTCACGCCCACGTTCCGGCGCATGGCGTGGATGAGATGGTTCCCGCCGATGCTGAGCGCGTCGCCGTCGCCGGAGATGACCCAGACCGAAAGCCCCGGGTTGGTGATTTTCATCCCGGTGGCGAAGGCGGGGGCCCGGCCGTGGATGGTGTGAAAGCCGTAGGTGTCCATGTAGTAGGGAAACCGCGCGGCGCACCCGATCCCGCCGACGAAGACGAAGTTTTCCTTGGGGATATCCAGCTCCGGAAGGGTTTTCTGGATCTGGGCGAGAATCGCGTAGTCGCCGCAACCCGGGCACCACCGGACAACCTGATCGGACTGGAAATCCTTCCGGGTCAGGCCCAGTCCCTTGCCGTTCAATGACTCGTTTCCGTTGGCTTGTATTTTCGTGGGCACGCTAGAGAAGCTCCTCAATCCGGGTGATCAACTCACTCACCTTAAAGGGCTTGCCCTGCACTTTGGTGCAGGGAACGGCGTCGACAAGAAATTCCGCGCGGATGATCT
Protein-coding regions in this window:
- a CDS encoding 2-oxoacid:ferredoxin oxidoreductase subunit beta; translated protein: MPTKIQANGNESLNGKGLGLTRKDFQSDQVVRWCPGCGDYAILAQIQKTLPELDIPKENFVFVGGIGCAARFPYYMDTYGFHTIHGRAPAFATGMKITNPGLSVWVISGDGDALSIGGNHLIHAMRRNVGVKILLFNNRIYGLTKGQYSPTSQVGTRTKSSPLGSLDYPLHPISVAMGAECSFVARTIDRDQKHMGEILLQAARHEGTAFVEIFQNCIVFNDGAWHQYTEKGIKENNVLYMEDGQPLVYGPQDDRRGIKMKDFGFEIVPEGSEGITVHNVKDAQGIYPFALSRIELEGGPVPVGVFRDVERPVYDQQIEEQVAAARAKGEGNLKKLLYSGDTWKHK